TCTCTGTGTTGCTATGATAACCACTTCATATTGTTGTCCTATAATTTTGGCTTTCCATGTATGTGTACTAGCTGTGTTAATTTTATCAATCACTCGATATTGTTGGCCTATAATTTTGGCTTTCCATGTGTCTACACTAGCTGTGTTGATACAACAACGTTTCTATATTGTTATCCTGGCTTTCATTGTGCATATACTAGCATTGATATGACAACCACTCCATATTGTTGTCATCACTACTAGAGATGCGAATTTCTAGGTGTACGGACTAGAACGACATCGAACAAGAATTATATTGTTAGCGTCTTTTATAATATCCCCACAGAACAACTATTTTCCTTGGACATTAGCGAATTACTTACTTGCCTGAATGTTATGTCTTTCGCTTTATTTTGTAAGGACAAATCAGGTTGAAGGAATTCTCGATGAATGGGCGGCTCTTCGTGCAAACTAGAAGCTAGATTCGTGTTGTCTTTGAAAAATCCACCTTTTAGAAACACCGAAGATTGGAAAGATCCATTTAAAGTAGAAGGAACAATATTTTGCTGGCTGTCAGTACCAGAGTCGTGATTCTTAACAGTGTCTTCCTGATTATTACCAAGAATATCTTGGTTGTTTACATCCCCTGGAAGAAAAGATAATGGCATGTTTGATTTAGAAGAACAAACAGGCTTCCTCGACTCTGAAAGGGAATGGTCAGCGGTGTTCTCCAAATGAAACTCTTCACCTTTGGATTCCTCTGGTATAACTCCTCCAACGAAGTCCATTAGCTCGATTCTGTCTATTTCTAGTTGTTCCGCGAGATCTTTGTTATCGCTGATGTTTACATCTGTAACCTTGCCAACAAAGTTGCGAATCTCATCAAATGGTCCTTCATTATCCTCGTCAATCTTCGgagaatcttctagaaatttcgTACCTTCAGTCTCGTGTTTCTTCAGATGTCGATCCAGGTTGGTCTGTTGTCCAAAACTTCGGTCACACAGTGGACAATTAAATGGCTTTTCCTTGTTATGAATGTTTCGGACATGACGTTGTAGGTTGGAGGAAATGCTGAACGATCTCTCACAGTATTTACATTTGTATGGTTGCTCACCTGTGTGGGTTCGAAGATGGCGGGTGAGATTGGCAGAGCGGGGAAACACTTTACCACAAAACTTACATGAATAGCGATCTTTGGCCTTATTCAGCTGCTGAGAAAGCATTTCACCCATTGGGTTTTCCATTTTGTCGAAATGACTTCTCCAGAAATCAAAAGAAGAAACGCTGGTACCGAACATTGGATGGCTGATAGATGAAGGTCTTTGGAAAAAAGGTGTTGGTAGTCTAGAAGGGCAAGGAAGAAATGGATGTTTCTGTTGCAGACCATTCATGTTCCCCAAGAACAATGGATGCACAGGTCGTGGGTACGCCACGTGAAACGATGTTTGAGATAAATCCTGCAATCCGGTTGTAGAACGAATATTATTTTTTTGACTTTCAAGGAATGTGTTCTTCTGGATTGCAATTTTAGGCTCCTCTTCATCTGGAAAAGACTTCTTTTTGTAGACTCTCAGGTCAAGAGGTTCATCGCGTAGAGGTTTTTCTTCTTTATCCTGGGTTGCATTTATTTGCTCTCTTTTTAGAGCCACGGTACTGTAAGAGAGATCACTTGATTTTTCTGTAGCTGAAGTAGTTGAAGGTTTTGTTTTGGAGATCATACTATCTTTTCCCACAGATGGCGCCTTACTAGTAGGAGATTTTCGATTCGGGCTAAACAACAAATCGCGAACACTATATTTCTGTGTGAATAGTGGCGTTTTAATGTTCTCTTCACCACTGATATATTCGTCCTCAGTAGAGAAAATATCGTCTAATTCCCTGTCCGATGTCATTTCCTCTGATATGTCAAATTCTGAAGGCTCTGAACGTATCCTTTCGCCCTTCtggaaaaatattgaattttgaattttagaGAGATGGTTTGATGGATCGCTGAGTCTTCCTGGGCTAAATGAGGGGTGaaaagggatatttttatttGAGGTAAGTATTGTAGGATCTGGAAGAAAGGGTCGCGGCCCTGGGAGACTTCCACATGACAGCAAAGGATAACCATACAGAGAGGGGGCATAGAAGGGTAGCCTTGGATAGAATAAAATTTGATTTGCTTGTGGCATTAAATTTAGAGATTCAGAACAGTTGTTGCCGTCTAGGTTTTGACTAGTACAACTACCCTCAGACAAACGAGAGTATATTGGCGAATTCTGCGTGGATGTCGGCACTGTGACGTCACAATACCTTTTATGCTTTGATAGTGATGTCACTGTTGAAAATGCCTGACTGCACTTATGGCATTTAATTTTCATTCGACAATTCGCGTGCATCCTTTTGTGTCGACACAAGTTGGAGAACTGGGTGTAAGCTTTGAAACAGACTTCACACCGGAATGGTTTGATACTACTATGAATATGCGTATGTTGCTTGAGACCGCTAGAGGTCGCAAATGTTTTCCCACACTCTATACAGGCATGGCAACGGGCTCCAATGTGCTGGGAACGAATATGACGTTGTAAGTTGCTGGGATCGGTAAATACTCTCTTACAATTTTCACACACGTAACGACGCGAGTTGTCATGCGACACCTGGTGACGGATCAAGTTACTTTTCCAATTGAACACTTTCGGACATTGGTTACATTTATACTCTTTGTCGCCTTGTCCCAGGTCACTACACCAATGAGAAGAAATATCAGAGTCATTGAAACTGTAAGATGccaaattagaataaaataattcttcTGTTATTGATCACAAGgtaattttagaaacaaaacaaggGTTTAATGTGTTCACTCTTCTCCATttcgttataaaaatataaaaataacattttatatggaacaaaacattaattatcaACCTTCTCCTTAGGCCAGGCCTTCACTATGAATCAGTGGTTCATGGTTCGCGTCCCACTATGTAATTTGACGCTATGAGTTCTAACGGTCAAATCTCTCACTATTAGATCAAACAAAGGTTGGCGGCTGTCTTTCTTCTAGCCTACTTTTTCAAAGTTAAGTACGTTTAAAACGGTCTCTTATAGAGTTTTAATGAAACTtgtaaacaaacagaaacattctctcaaaataatcaaaactagaaacatcaaacataataaaTCTAACGCTACAGATAGAACTAACACACTCAttctataaaacacaaatatatcatAGATAGAACCACCACACTCAttctataaaacacaaatatatcatAGATAGAACCACCACATTCATTCTATAAAACATAAGTAACATTAAAGATAGAACCACCGCACTCATCCTATAAAGCATACGTAACATTAAAGATAGAACCACCACACTCATCCTACAAAGCATATGTGCTCagatatttcaataaacaaatgtactcattgtgttttataacaacaaaatggTTTGTATATAATGGTCTATTTACCGAAAATCCTTATTTTACTTCAAGGTAAACTGTTTTTATCGTTCTACTAGTACTAAAACGAACTGGACTATAGATTCACGACTGTAATAAAAACCTATTATTTAGCGATAACGAtttctatttttatcattataaaattttACCATATCTACTCTTTAAGTAAATAGTATTTTCTTCGTTACCTTAAAGTGTCAGAAAGTTGGTCAACAATTCCGTCATCGCTCATTTCCGTAGCTTGTTCGTTACTAAGCCTTAAAGCAGTTCCCTCTTCCGTCCGTGAAATTGGTATCAACGGTGGGGGTAACGAATGGATGGAGTGTGAGTTCGGTTTGTTTCTATGACTAGATGGTGTTTCGTTACTGGAACGGCAAGCTGTGACGTAATTATCAACGTCATTCAATGTTTGACCTATGACAGAAAGAAACATTCGGTGACTTGTTTGTTTTGCTATTTTTCAAATGTCCAAACAGTTGTTATAGAAACGTGTATGGGTGCCTCGAGCATAGtgtttaaaacatgtatttcTCTTGTTTCATAAACCTAAATGACTTACCGTCGTTTCTGGAAACGTTGTGGTCATTTGTCAAACGTGAGTTTCCTTCTAAAACAACGTCCGCTGACGAAATAATTAGTTCTTCCGATTCTTCCAAGTCCAAGGAAACCTCCAAATataactggaaaaaaataaaatgaagccaactattaaaaataaacggTTTCAGCTTTTATCAATTGAACCtcgtaaataataatagaaatcaGATATGTGCCTAATAACCTGTACAGATTGTAGGCAATCTGTAAAAAAGTATCCCGTCTATGAACCAGGCTAGTCAAACTGTTTCATGTAGCTAAAACATTCAAACTTtactatgttaaaataattattattatttaacaagtACCAACATTTGTTTACTTTCTAAGGCAAGAagttattatttatcttttttaattatcacctttgcagaaaaaaaaagacattcattTTGTTGTTTGACTGTGTGAAATCCTATAGAACGAGCCCTAACCACAGCGaggaatcgaactctggatttcAGGGTTGTAAGCCCAGTGATTTACCGAAGAACAAGGTAACTAGCGCCAACATATCAAATGAATCGTTATAGGTATGTGGTTGGTTTAAAGATACTACACTCATGTTCGTTcgttcttttaacatttttagatatTCTATTTTCCTTAGTAGTAAGTTTTCATTAACTAAACCCTTGCTATTATACTTTTCACCCTGAACTAATTGTTCGTTTAACTTAAGTCTATTCTAAATACCTCTATAATATTGTTGCATCATTATATTCTCTGTTTATTTGATTgtctattaatttatttcacacttttatacaatgtttaaacttaataaaacgCTTATATCTAATAATATACCATGTTCAATATACACAGTTGAAGCTAGAGTATGTATGTATAACCGAAACATTCAAGAACTAATTGTTCAGACGACACCTGTCGAATGTTTGTTGTTATTGGCGTCGTTTCTTATTCATGATTAAACTTCGATTTTTGTGGAATGAACCTGTTGTTAATTTACCAacgttataaaaatttaaaagaagtCTTTGTCGTTTtacggtgtgtgtgtgttttccaaTATAAAATGATCCATACATATCGATTGTAAAATACTTTGAGACAAGGGTTTAAGGATTCCAACCTATTTTTAGGAGAGATAATTAACTCGCTGGAAACGGCTGTTTTGTGATGGAAATTGTCTCAGCGCCCTCTAAATTATTCaactaataaaatttaattttttttaatattacttattcCTATACCAAAACATCAATTTATCTTATGTAATTACGCTGTAGTGTTTTTAAAACGTAAAGTTTAAtcaattaatgaaaaaaacacatcGTGAAATCGTTGTTTTGGCGACTTTAAATCGATCCATGGAATATGACATAAGATAATCAGATGCTTTACCTGGCCATTCTCAAACACTAGGCAGGTGTTACTGGCCACCGCGCTGTCAGAGCGTCTGACGAGATTCGTCCAGTGGCCTGTGGGTTTCGTAGCTGTGTTTAGCCAACCTTTGAAGTGTCCATCATGCTCGAGCACCTGTTTAAAAATGAACAGAATCATTCAAGACGGAATCGTCATAACTTCTGCTGGCAGTAACGTATAAAATATTACGGCAAATGTGTCTTCCTATTAACTTCCCTATTTCAAACGTTATGGGAACTTGGAGTAACTTCCTATTCTACACGCATGCTCCAGTAgttctgtgtattaaatacaaCTTCACAATGTAAGGCGGGCCCTTGAGAAACGAAGAAAGAACAAGGTCTCAACCTGCACTAGACTGTTATTTTCCATTTCCTATTTTATAATTCGAAAATAAGGTGTAGAGAGAATATGGTGCAGTAAGCAAACGTAATGCTTGCAGTATTGATCTTCAGGTCAATTCAGTGTTAGTATAAATAGACGTATAGGCTAATGTACAATGTTAgtatgaaaacttttaaaaaataataaattgctcCATTGTTATAGAAGGCGTTTATTTTCACATCTTCCACTGTACATAGTATTCTCATACAATGTTTACGCTATACGCGTCGTCCTTTTTTTGGAACTATGTGTTTGGACTGGGAAATGGTGAATGTATTCGTTCCAACGAAACGGAAATGGCACTTTCTTCTACAAATGTACATTACAGCAAGATGGATGCTGCCGAACCGCTTGTGTTTTCTAGCCCTGCTACCGAGACTATTGTTATTATCGCCTTGGCAACCTAACTGGCACTTCAGAGCTTTCGTAAACGTGGCAACAATGACGGGAGAGTTAATGGCACTTTGTTGTTACCGTACATCTATCGTCTGCAGACACAAAATGAACTTTTTATTTACGTGTTTCTATCCTGAAACCTGCGACAGTTTCGCTTCGTCAATGGCGTGATTTAGATCCGTAATTTTATATCAAACTCGTGCAGGCGATGACTTTCAAagagaaaaatacacatttagtCTACTGATTGGGGTTTCTGTTAACGCATATCATACGCTTTCTATAACCTCACTTTCTCTTACTGACACTTTTATTCGATATCATAACTATTTAGACTATATAACACTAGgtacaaaaacaatgaaatattgatAACGGATCATAATTGTTCATGTCGAGGAACTTAATACTATACATAATAATTCAGCTACAATCCTTGCtttctaaaattaaatacttCTGTAGTTCGCTGTTTGTGAAAATATGAAAACTTGTGGTGTAAGTAAGAGGTATCGAACACTGAATCATACGGCAAGACTAACTAATCAGTCATTTTGGCAATAAAAACAAACGATGTTCAGTCttcatatatttctaaatttcagCCATTGTTTCAATCTCAAGATTTTTTAGCTCTTGCCCCGATGAAGACGCACAGACTAAACGTTAGCTGAAATCAACGGTTTCTTATTACTACTGTCTGGGCGATAAAGGAACTGTTTTTATCTTTCCAATTTCAACTTTTACTTACTTTGAAGTGTatatttttacagcaaagccTCATTGCGctttgtgctgtgtccaccgaggcaAAACGAACCTATGATTTTAGAGTTGTTCTTTCGCgtacttaccgctgacccaccagAGCACTAATCACTTATGactatttacattatatatacttatacatcGTACATACCATTATATACTAACTACACTATATCATATCATACATACCATAATATACTAACTACACTATATCATATCATACATACCATAATATACTAACTACACtatatcatatcatatcataCATACAATAATATACTAACTACACTATATCATATCATACATACAATAATATACTAACTACACTATATCATATTATACATACCATAATATACTAACTACACTATATCATATCATACATACCATAATATACTAACTACACTATATCATATCATACATACAATAATATACTAACTACACtatatcatatcatatcataCATACCATAATATACTAACTGCATACATATCATATCATACATACCATAATATACCAAATATACTAACTATACTATATCATATCATACATACCATAATATACTAACTACGCTATATcatatcatacatacatacataccatAATATACTAACTACACTATATCATATCATACATACCATAATATACCAACTATACTATATCATACCACAATATACTAACTATACTATATCATACCATAATATACCAACTATACAATATCATACATACCATAATACACCAACTACACTATATCTCACCATAATATACTAACTATATTATATCACATCACAATATACTAACTAAACCATATCATACCATAATATATCAACTACACTATATCTCACCATAATATACCAAATATACTATATCATACATACCATAATATGccaactatattatattataccataATATACTAACTATACTATACTTAAATACATCCACTTAAATAACACGAAAGACTATACAATAACTTGTTAAACATCCACTTAAATAGCACTAAAGAATATACAACACCTGGTTAATATCCACTTAAATAGCACTAAAGAATATACAACAATTTGCTAAACATCCACTTAGATAATACGAAATAATATACAACAACTTGCTAAACATCAACTTAAATAACACTAAAGAGTATACAACAACTCTTTAAACATCCACTTAGACAACACTAAAGAATATACAACAACTTTTTAAACATCCACTTAGACAACACTAAAGTATATACAACAATTTGCTAAACATCCACTTAGATAATACGAAAAAATATACAACAACTTGCTAAACATCCACTTAGATAATACGAAAGAATATACAACAACTTGTTAAACATCCACTTAGATAACACTAAAGAATATACAACAACTTGTTAAACATCCACTTAGATATCACTAAAGAATATACAACAACTTGTTAAACATCCACTTAGATAACACTAAAGAATATACAACAACTTGTTAAATATCCACTTAGATAACATTAAAGAATATACAACAATTTGTTAAATATCCACTTACATAACACTAAAGAATACAGAACAACTTGTTAAACATCCACTTAGATAACATTAAAGAATATACAACAACTTGTTAAATATCCACTTACATAACACTAAAGAATATACAACAACTTGTTAAATATCCACTTAGATAACATTAAAGAATATACAACAACTTGTTAAATATCCACTTACATAACACTAAAGAATACAGAACAACTTGTTAAATATCCACTTAGATAACACTAAAGAACATACAACAACTTTTTAAACATCCACTTAAATAACACTAAAGAATATACATGAACTTGCTAAACATCCACTTAAATAATACTAAAGAATACACAACTGGCTTACACGATTGTCTATGAGTCGATCCATCcgtgtaattatatttaatttgaatttaacagtgataaagattaaaaactatttgtctctttcttgataacgagaaacccacttgaaataaaagtgtttctCAGAATgtcttgtatgggtattaacacttttattgattagcagagaacaacgtttcgaccttcgtaggtcatcttcaggttaagaaagagagagtttgaatgtgaccattgatggacacatgtcttagggacgagagtataaatgagtacgggattgtagggagcgttgcaggttgatgttaggttattaatcagtataggtgtaaaggttttcctttatattgatttaattttgatttttgttgctgtataagtagggcttctttgattttgcatttgtttatattttttccctacttaatatctgggtattttctatggttatgttgtgtttatttgatttgtagtgttcaaatacgtgtgaaggtgtttttttttgttctttgaatttggtttccacaCGATTGTCTATGAGTCGATACATCCGTCTCTTTGTATTTAATGATTGAACTTTATAGTGATGAAGATTAAAACTATTtgtctcttgatgacgagaaaccaacttgaaataaaaatgtgtctcagaacgtcttatacgggtattaacacttattgataaggcgagaacaacgtttcgaccttcgttggtcatctttaggttaaaaaagagagagtttgaatgtgaatATGTATCATgggtattttctaaatatgtaacatcagctggctcctttttcaaagactcttttaactttaaatatatttctaatcaactaaatcataaatccTCAATGGCCAGTTTTGATATAATCTCCCTcctcacagaagtcccaacaactgaagcctgcaagatagctttagaactttatattcaagACCCCAAGCCATTGATACACATTCCTAGCAACCAATTATCAACCCTTATAGAATAcattaccaccaaaactaactttatgttcaatgactcaaactacttacaaataaatggcctaagtatggggaatcccgtgtcaccagttctagtcaacaGTTTTATggcacagattgaatctcaagagatcaattcagccttacatccaccactgtactggtacagatatgttgatgatacgaCTGatgaattcacatctacagaacacatacttagtttttatcaatcacgttaactcgatacaccctaacattaaattcacctgtgaacaggaaaaaactaaccaaatagcatttcttaacctcaaaattactaGAACTGatgcacaattcaaaacagaaatccacagaaaaaaatcacccatactggattatacgtTTCcagggactcagcacatgaaacaaaacaaaaactcaacatattaagaaaccaaataaacacagccacaaaactttGCTCACCGATAAAATcaaagaaatcaacaaaataaaacaaaacttcatcaacatcaacaaatgtcctcaaaaaaccgtgaaaaaattatacgcacacaccatggccaacaacaaacaaacaacaataaaccaaccatatgttcccgacatcaacgaaaaaataaccaacatttggtagAAATTTAtagcaaaacacaacattccagtaaacaccaaatttatttcaaaaccaggtacaaacctaaagtctatactatgtaaaaacgacgctgacaaacacaacaccgatataatttataaaatacaatgcaacaactgccacgacttctatattggagaaacaaagagaaaaatagaaactatattcaaagaacacaaaaaaataccttcacacgtttttgaacactgctaatcaaataaacacaacataaccataggaaacacctagatattaagtagggaaacaaatataaacaaatgcaaaatcaaagaagccctacttatacagcaaccaaaatcaaaattaaatcaatataaaggaaaacctttacacctatactgattaataacctaatatccaccTGTAACGTCAcatacaatcccgtacccgtttatactctcgtccctaagacatgcgtTTGTCAACGGCCACGTTCAAacattctctctttcttaatctgaagatgacctaggaaaatcgaaacattgttctctccttatcagtaaaagtgtttatacccataccagccgttctgagatacatttgtatttgtCTTTTGCCCAATTCGAGGACACTCGCACTCTGGTATTTTTACATGAAAAGTACGCCACGAGACTCTCATATTCTGGTGAAGTTCCGCACCTGAATGATAAATTCATGTCTTCATGTACCATGATGGTTTTACAAAAAATTGGTTACATATAGTCGAAATTCGGAGAAACTTTCATATACTTCTTCTGCAGTTgctttattaagtttatttactttattaactaGTCAGTGTGTGTGATGTGGAGCAGCAGGATATACTGCAGAGTTTGGACAGTGTGAGTAATGATAGAAGATGAACTAATGAACCACTGGTTATTGTCCCATAAGTTTCATCCTATATACATACGGTTATCGTAGAGAAGAACCTTTGAACAATAGCCGTAACAGCAGAAATGtttacataaagaaaagaaacaaagtattCGTGACTGGCGAAGTGAGAGATGTTTATATTGAAGGAATGATACCACTTAGTTCTGGCTATAACTAGTTACGTAGAAATGTTTAGatcaacaaaacacaaacaaaactgtgTGATATGGCCACGTGTCCTCATATCTTGTACTCTTTTAACGTTTTTCATTTCAACATGAAATGTCTTGTCGAGAATTTATGTATATCAGGAAAAGTTAGACTGAACTTCAATATATAGAATTCACTCCTATCACCTTGGTAACCTATTTTACATAAAGAATGTAACTTCTGTCACCTTGGTAACACATTAATTATAGGATGTGAGTACTCCCTGTCACCTTGGTAACATATCTTAATAATAGTATATGGGTACCTCCCGTCACCTTGGTAATATATCTTAAGTATAGCATGTGAATACCTCCTGTCACCTTGGTAACATAGCTTAATTATAGTATATGAGTACCTCCCGTCACCTTGgtaacatatctttattatagtATATGAGTACCTCCCGTCACCTTGGTAATATATCTTAATTACAGGATGTGAGTACCTCCTGTCACCTTGGTGACATATCTTAATCATAGGATGAGTACCTCCTCTCACCTTGGTAACATACGTATGTTAATTATAGGATGTGTCTAACGTTTATTACCTCGGTATCCTATTTTACTTACGGTATTAGTAATTTCAATCACCTCCGTACATATCTGTTATATGGGTAATTTTTATCACCAAAGTAGTACATTGTATCTTTACTATTAATTGCTTTCATCGCTTGTGCAACTCACATTATTTGTGATATCTTAATCTACTAAGCTACAAATAGTCTaccttttaaaattgaactaactCTAACACATCCTTAATAATTCTGTTACACAGGAACTGGAAACAGGTCCGACAAGACATTGAAACGAGGCAGCCTGCCTCGTGGTATAGCAGGACCTCTTCTCAAAACGTCTCTTAGAGCGGTGTTCTGTTGAATATCCAGTCAATAAACGTTATACAAGTAGTTTTACAGTCGTGTAAGAGTGAATACCACTATAGAAAAAGGAAGCTCAAAGAACTTTTCTTATCTTAACACCGTCACATAAACGTGAACTTCCAGTTCCCATCCCGCCGTGCgattgttgttttctttcctcgTAGTGAAGTAAGAGTTCCGAACTTTATTTCGTCACTGACTTCTTTAAGCCACAAACGGTCTATACTAAGGGTAGACAAACGTCTATCGTCAGACtgtcccccccaaaaaaaaaagatattttgggGTGAAATGACTGCTTGATGATGTACAAGTGGTCGTTTGTAGTCTTCTTATCTAATGAACAGATTactgaacacaaagctacatcgTGTCTGTACTCAGATAACAGAACATGTTCGTAAAACTCATATAAACACAAGTAGTAGCGTTCCAAACTTGTCTCTTACTGCCCAATAAGCATTTCGATCCACAACAGAAGTCATCAGTTGAACTGATGATGAGAAATAatagaatttattatttcaattcgtaaaaaagtagaaaaccaatattgaaaaaacaaacaatggaaCTGTTAAATTGCGAATACTCGTGTGATTCTGATTTACGATGTTATCTACTTCAGT
This genomic window from Tachypleus tridentatus isolate NWPU-2018 chromosome 10, ASM421037v1, whole genome shotgun sequence contains:
- the LOC143230640 gene encoding uncharacterized protein LOC143230640 isoform X3, with translation MRLKAKARKFPGYEKERGLRRRREDENNLSSVDSVDTKPNSGLRSVKVVIGLIPDADSAGLQFLPEELEFRPSSLSYQIGVWTRSIICKGSRFGPIPARMESIRTSKLAWKLYLEVSLDLEESEELIISSADVVLEGNSRLTNDHNVSRNDGQTLNDVDNYVTACRSSNETPSSHRNKPNSHSIHSLPPPLIPISRTEEGTALRLSNEQATEMSDDGIVDQLSDTLSDLGQGDKEYKCNQCPKVFNWKSNLIRHQVSHDNSRRYVCENCKRVFTDPSNLQRHIRSQHIGARCHACIECGKTFATSSGLKQHTHIHSSIKPFRCEVCFKAYTQFSNLCRHKRMHANCRMKIKCHKCSQAFSTVTSLSKHKRYCDVTVPTSTQNSPIYSRLSEGSCTSQNLDGNNCSESLNLMPQANQILFYPRLPFYAPSLYGYPLLSCGSLPGPRPFLPDPTILTSNKNIPFHPSFSPGRLSDPSNHLSKIQNSIFFQKGERIRSEPSEFDISEEMTSDRELDDIFSTEDEYISGEENIKTPLFTQKYSVRDLLFSPNRKSPTSKAPSVGKDSMISKTKPSTTSATEKSSDLSYSTVALKREQINATQDKEEKPLRDEPLDLRVYKKKSFPDEEEPKIAIQKNTFLESQKNNIRSTTGLQDLSQTSFHVAYPRPVHPLFLGNMNGLQQKHPFLPCPSRLPTPFFQRPSSISHPMFGTSVSSFDFWRSHFDKMENPMGEMLSQQLNKAKDRYSCKFCGKVFPRSANLTRHLRTHTGEQPYKCKYCERSFSISSNLQRHVRNIHNKEKPFNCPLCDRSFGQQTNLDRHLKKHETEGTKFLEDSPKIDEDNEGPFDEIRNFVGKVTDVNISDNKDLAEQLEIDRIELMDFVGGVIPEESKGEEFHLENTADHSLSESRKPVCSSKSNMPLSFLPGDVNNQDILGNNQEDTVKNHDSGTDSQQNIVPSTLNGSFQSSVFLKGGFFKDNTNLASSLHEEPPIHREFLQPDLSLQNKAKDITFRQVSNSLMSKENSCSVGIL